The region AACTCGCCGCGTTGCCAACTATCCGTGATTTTGCACTCGCTCTGAAAGAAAGCATTGCAGTGGGTTTTGTAGAGAATTAAGGCGATAAGATAGTGCCGGCCAACAGCAAATATGGGGTAAGAGAGTCTAGGCCCTGTTAACACACAGTTAGCCTCAGTTCTCGTTGGGCAGCGGGCGAGCTAGGACCGTTCGCAAAGGTAACAGCTCTGGAGAGGGCCATCACCGAATCTGACTCGCCATCATGTCGAAGAACTGCATGATAACGTTCGACCAGAACGAACACGGCACCTACTTCACCGGCCAGGTGATAACCGGCAAGGTGATTGTCAATCTGAACAAGACCAAGAAACTACGAGGTACGTAGCTCAACTAGGATTCGTGTATCACCAGCTAGTGATGGACTTCGCTTATCTGGCGTGGCGTATCTTATCGCATCGGATAATGTCAGGTTTGGCACAGGCAAAAGTTTCAACAAACCATTGAAAAGGGTAATTAAGTGATAACCATGCGGACTCTCCAAATGTGCGATAATTGATGATTCCCGGAGCCTATAGACAGAGATAAGTTTGTTACTTATGGCGGGGGATCTACCCAAGTGATTTGATTTCGTTTTGAGGAAATACCGGCGGACTTACTCATGTTTATTTTGGTTTGCGCTCGGCAGTAAAGGTACTTGATATCGGTTAGCAATGAATAATGTTTATAAAGCGGGATTTAAAGACATGGGTAATGGTAATCATTTTGGGTTATATTACTATTCCGCAGGCCGGCCTTGAAAAGATCGCGATTTAAATAGTTTGAGTCAAAGTCTGTCAAGGCAAACAGAATAAACAGAACAGAGCTTTATCACACCTATTCTTCAACCATTACCCTCATTAAATAGtgatttattcatttttcttAGGAAAGCCAGTAACGGCTTCCGGCTTGTGTTATCTTATCATGATATTATACCCACCTTGATAGGCAACCCAGTTTGAAGTTAAACAGAACTATAATCTCGGTTGCAaaaagataaacaaattttaacatttttacgATACTATTGTGTTTTTTACAGCAGCTCTATCTTAAcctgtaaatttatttatttacaaaagcttTCTAAAAATTCTTGACTAGCTTATACATGTATacctttatttaattattaatttacattttgatATTTCGGTATTTTCAGGAATCAAACTGCAGATCAGTGGATATGCGCAGGCGCTGTGGCGACTCCGCAGACATGGTCAGGCGGTGGCCATCCAAAATCCCAAGAAGCGATCGAAGCACCAGTTCAGCGGTCGGGAGGACTACATAGCCTCCACCACTTACCTCATGGGCTCCGAGCAGGGCAGCAACTTCAACATGGACGCCGGGACGTACACATACACCTTTGCCTGCCCCATTCCCAGCCACTGCCCCTCGTCCTTCGAGGGTGCCTTCGGCCACATCCGGTACCTGGCCAAGGTCACCTTCCTCAAGCCGGGAGCCTCCAACCGCACCCACAACGTGGGCTTCACGGTGCTGAAGCTCCTGGACTTGAACCAGGAGACCAAGATGCTCCGAGAGCCGGCGAGCAACGAGGCCGTGGAGTACTTCTGCCTGATGCACACGAAACCAGTCGATCTGAAGGTCACCCTGCAGCAGCAGGGTTACGTCCCGGGTCAGTTTATGCTGGTTCACGCCCACGTGCGCAATGATTCGAGCTCCGATTGCCGGAAACTGCTAATCATGCTGCACCTGCGAGCCACTTACACGGCTGACACGCCGTCGATGCGCACCACCTCCGAGAAGATAATGCTGGTGAAGCGCGAGTGCGGACCGGTGGCCCGTCACGGTCAGAGGACCTACTCGGAATCTCTGAGGATCCCGGCCACGGCGCCCACCTGCGAGCACCTGAGCAAGGTGGTGCGGGTGTCCTACGAAGTGCGCGTGGTGGCTGCGATGAACTGGCTGATGGCCAACCCACGCGTTATTATCCCCATCACCATTGGCAACGTTCCACTGGCCACTGCGGCCTCCGGACCGGAATTCTCCCCGACCAACGCCTTTGCCGCCGGAAGCCAACTGCCCCCCGATTTGCCCTGCACCTCCACGAGGGCCATGGAACTGGCCCAGATGTCCAACAGCGGGGTCAGCAACTCCGGCTACGAGATGAGCGAGGATCTGGAGGACTTTGAGCTGCCCGAAGACGGAGACGATGAGCTAGAGCCTACCGACGATTTCGTGCCAGATTTGCGTAAGTCGAAGAAAATTCCTATATAATGGTCTCGGTACTATATAAAATCGTTggataaaaagtaataaacaagtaattttttagtttacatTGAAATCAAAACCATTCAGTTCTGTAAAAAGATatgcatttttcaaaaatagtttGTAGTCTCTTTAtctgaaaaacatttttttgattatataatttttttttattaataatttcacAGACCGAATTGCTGCTTCAAAGAATCTTTTTCCTTATACaatgtttttataagttttttttatagtttttaagcTAGTTTTGtagtatttaatttgaatCTTGTGCTTTTTTCCACAGCTCCACCTACGTACGAGCAGGCCATGTTCATGACGACTGATATTGCGGACACGGACGCAAACACCGTCAGCGAGTCCTCTCGGTTCACTCCCCGCTACCCGGTCTTCGATGTGGACACCTTCCAGAGTCCGCCTCCGAATCCTCCGCAGAAGAAACGGCGTCGCCGGCGCAGACGACCCGCCGATCCCGGGCAGTCAAAGCAGCGCCCTGAGAAACAGCCCGTGGAGTCACCCGTGCAAATCTGAGGGTGTTTATCGCCAAATCACGACTATATCTTATCTCGGCagtatttatttcttttcggTTCGCCAGTGTACTAAccaaaatgtttatatgtaTACCAACATATACCCAAAGAAtggtaaataaacaaacaagtgTATAAAAGTGTCTCCTGGGTGATATGCGATAAATGGCGATAGTACGCAACAGCAAAAGTCAAGTTTTTGAATGCattaaagtaaaaatgtaagatataattttacgacatttcaaattaaacataaaattgtttttaaacacagcaatatatatgttaaattataaatcaGGTGTTTGGTCTGCCCAATAACTTTGGTACTTGAATTTTAAAAGAGAAACATATACCCGCTattcagcttaagggagcaaatggaaaatgaagaTATATTACCAGCAatgcgatattttagggcgcctaccggctatttcagtgcTATGTTTGGGCGTTAGGGTGGGCGTGGTAcgtttttttaggtcagtcgatagctattgatgagacaaacacaattcagttaaaatttaaaaataactgtgggcgctacagattttggCGGAttatgggcgttagagtgggcgtggcacccctcTGACAAACTTgagctgcgcaggaagcccaggaatctgcatgtcaaGTCTGCCTgatctagctcttatagtttccgagatctcaccgttcatacggacagacagactgaCGGACAGATGAAAAGACGGacttggctagatcgactcggctagtgatcctgatcaagaatatatatactttacggggtcggaaacgctgcattctacctgttacatactttccgacgaatctagtatacccttttactctacgagtaacgggtataaaaagattacatatgatttttgtttacaaacaacaaaagcgtTTCGAAATTGCGTAGGTTCAAAGCTCTCTCTTGCCTCTTGGCCATTAGAAACTTTcgtgctaaaaataaattgagttAATGTTCATCATGTTTTTAGTGTCAGTGCTCAGCTTGCCTCGTGCTGATTATTATTACTCTTGGGTGTCGACAGAAACTAAATTTGGACTGGAGTCACtagcacaaaaaataaaaaatatattttctcaaATATAAGCGTTTTGAAATGCGCTGCTCTTTTGAGTTCGACCGCAGCGATCCCATATACTTCAGTGGAGAAACTATAAGTGGGCGCGCCGTTCTCACGACCAAGTCAGAACTATCCGTGAATGGTGAGGTTTAGAAACAATCAAGCAAAAACTCAGTAGTTTACTATAAACGCATAGCAATAATACTAGAGGGCTTAAAAAAAGATTACGAAAACGCCATTTgatatatctaaatatatttttcaaaattaacaaataacaatTGAAGTAAATAAAACTGTTGACATGCCTCGAAAAGCTCAGCTACCCGCAATCATGAGCCACGTGAAGTGTCGGGTTTGTTTATTATACCCACTGTTCGTAGATCAAGAGGGTGTATTGTACTtttcggaaagtatgtaacaggtggAAGGCAGCGATTCCACACGAACGCTTGGATCTCGGAGACTGAAAATGCTAAACAAAttgggatttaacttacataTTGGAGAGATTCTTGCGCAGCGCTTGTGTACTAAAGCAGAGCAAATCAGTAGCAGACAAAAAGCTCTTGTAAACGGGCAAAAAGagcttttaaatataaatgagaTACTCGCACCATTGCTACCCTTTTGTTGCGAAAATCACGATCTATTCCTTCTTTTCCCCTTTTTAAAGAGATTTTCCTACTCTTCGTGGGTGAGGGCAAAGTGCGCTTTCAAGATGTTAGAGAACTTTCCTTGACGGGACACGAGGTATTCCGGGGCAGGCAGACCTACCTGAGCACTAGGACCAATGTCAACGAATCCGGAACACTGCCAGCCGGCACGCACACCTTCCCCTTCAGTACATTCCTGCCTCCCGACTGTCCCTCGTCGGTGGTGTCGGAGTACGGAAAGATCTGGTACGAGATCGAACTTTGCATCGGCCTTCCCGATCGACaaagcaaaatcttcaagaaaCCGCTGACGGTCCTGCAAACGTACAACCTCAACATGAGCCCTTTACTCCTGGTAAGCTCAAAACTATAAAACAAAACGAGGGCTAAGTGTCTCGATTGTCTAGATTCCCTTGGTTCACGAGGACATCAAGCACTTTTGCTGCTGGCACTGTAGGTCGGGTCCGGTGCTCTCGACCCTCACAATACCCTTCGGTGGCTACGCACCCGGCCAGAAGGTACGCTTCAACCTAGAAGTCGACAACCAATCGAGTCGCCGGGATCTGGTGGGCATGGAAATGCGGTTGAAACAGGTCTACAAACTTCAGGCGCAAACCCCCGCCCTCCATTCATATGAGGAAGAGCACATTGTGGCACACAGCTACCAAAAAGCAAAGGTTTTGAGGCTCTCAAAGAGGGAAATCGAGGGCACGCTGACCATTCCGGCGGTTCCGCCCTCCTCCCGCGAAAGTAACATCGTATCAGTGAGCTATGAAGTTCAGCTGACCATCGACTTGAACGATTGCCAAACTGATCCGGATTTATACGTGCCCATTGTTATCGGCACCATTCCATTGGTCCAGAGCGCGGAAGACCCCGCCCATGTGGCAGAGTTAATAGCCCGGGTTCCGGACAATCCGAGCATTCTGGTCACACAAAGAACTCCGACTTCAGATCTGCCACCCAACGATGACTACGGTAGGTAGTTTAAGATACTCAATAATATTGTTTATGCTATGAAATGCTGACATAAACCTAATTCTTACTTTTACAGGGCCACCAACATTCGAGGAAGCAACTATTGTTGGTAAAAAGTTTATGGACATAGATGAAGAGGAGGAGGGCCGCAGTGATCACTTTATGCCGCGTTACCCGATGTACACTAACTTTGGTAGGACCCCACCACCGCATTCAAAGGGGTCTGGCTCCGCTGTTCTATGATTAGTTCGAGTTACTAGCTCATAATGTCACTAGACTGACAGCTACCTCAGATGAATTCATTTTGGCAAACAGATGGATTGCTTAATGTTGTAGATAAAGATGTTGCAAAGTAAGAAGTAAAGCATTATGCTTTTCGTTGCGTAAACCGATAAAGTGTTCACCTAAATACTAATACCAATTTTAGAATTAGTTTTcttccatttatttattgtatatttttattttaattaaaatgcatttattaaaaaatatttatttttgttgtctCTTGCTAAACCCCTTTAAGTCATTGTAATGAAAGAATGGAATCTTTAAAAAGCCTTATCTGCTTAGTATTGCGCGTGTGAGTGGGTAAGAGTCGGACCTTGAACACTTGCATACAAATATGGACCGCCCTAATGGTCATTCAAAAAGGAGTTCCTCAACTAGCGTCTGTTTAGAAAATTCTGATTGCGTTATAGTTCGTAGCAACGAGCCCACCGAGTACCAAGTATAAACAGCGGGTGAAGTGTTTGTTCTGCCAGATATTTTTCAGAAGAGCACAGGTCTCGAAGCTCGCTCTCCCGATTTTACTCTCTGTTTATAAGCTTTTGCTCTCGGGAAGCGATGATGTCACAAATAACTCAGCTGCCGCAGACCGGCGATTCTCATAGTATATCTCACTTTGGGTGCGACGCTTGTCTGGTGCTGAATAATTTTCTGGCTTTCGCGTCGgcacaaaatacaattttgggACTTTTAATTTCAACAACCAGCGGAAACGTAAATCGAGGTTGACTTCGCCAAAAAGGACTGTAAGATGCCTTCTACCTGCTCCTTTGAGCTTGATCGTCCCGAACCGATTTACTACAGTGGAGAAACCATCAACGGACGAGCCATTCTCACAACTTCATCCGAAAAGTCGGTAAACGGTAAGTTCCAACAAAGTACAAGGAAATGGCATAACTTTCTCCTTATCGCTGTCCTAGTACTTGAGATAACCATAATTACTAAACTGGTTATATAGAATGCTGCATATAAAAGCAGTCAATAACCAAGTTGTATCACATCTTATGTAAGAGCTTATCCAGCGATCACTTGTAGGCTTTCTGTtctgtgaaaatatttttgtcacACTCAACTAATTAAATTGAAGCTATGCCCCGATGAGCCCAGTTCGCCCCAATACAACACGCTATCATTAGCCATATGTATGTGGGCccatttgttttggtttttgaattGCCAAT is a window of Drosophila biarmipes strain raj3 chromosome 3R, RU_DBia_V1.1, whole genome shotgun sequence DNA encoding:
- the LOC108027457 gene encoding arrestin domain-containing protein 17, producing MSKNCMITFDQNEHGTYFTGQVITGKVIVNLNKTKKLRGIKLQISGYAQALWRLRRHGQAVAIQNPKKRSKHQFSGREDYIASTTYLMGSEQGSNFNMDAGTYTYTFACPIPSHCPSSFEGAFGHIRYLAKVTFLKPGASNRTHNVGFTVLKLLDLNQETKMLREPASNEAVEYFCLMHTKPVDLKVTLQQQGYVPGQFMLVHAHVRNDSSSDCRKLLIMLHLRATYTADTPSMRTTSEKIMLVKRECGPVARHGQRTYSESLRIPATAPTCEHLSKVVRVSYEVRVVAAMNWLMANPRVIIPITIGNVPLATAASGPEFSPTNAFAAGSQLPPDLPCTSTRAMELAQMSNSGVSNSGYEMSEDLEDFELPEDGDDELEPTDDFVPDLPPPTYEQAMFMTTDIADTDANTVSESSRFTPRYPVFDVDTFQSPPPNPPQKKRRRRRRRPADPGQSKQRPEKQPVESPVQI
- the LOC108027008 gene encoding arrestin domain-containing protein 17 — its product is MRCSFEFDRSDPIYFSGETISGRAVLTTKSELSVNEIFLLFVGEGKVRFQDVRELSLTGHEVFRGRQTYLSTRTNVNESGTLPAGTHTFPFSTFLPPDCPSSVVSEYGKIWYEIELCIGLPDRQSKIFKKPLTVLQTYNLNMSPLLLIPLVHEDIKHFCCWHCRSGPVLSTLTIPFGGYAPGQKVRFNLEVDNQSSRRDLVGMEMRLKQVYKLQAQTPALHSYEEEHIVAHSYQKAKVLRLSKREIEGTLTIPAVPPSSRESNIVSVSYEVQLTIDLNDCQTDPDLYVPIVIGTIPLVQSAEDPAHVAELIARVPDNPSILVTQRTPTSDLPPNDDYGPPTFEEATIVGKKFMDIDEEEEGRSDHFMPRYPMYTNFGRTPPPHSKGSGSAVL